A DNA window from Pogona vitticeps strain Pit_001003342236 chromosome 2, PviZW2.1, whole genome shotgun sequence contains the following coding sequences:
- the LMOD3 gene encoding leiomodin-3 isoform X2: MRLTSERSEENVAKDSNENQKVKNMAQETNGDVRDYKDNEEEEEEEEEEEEEEEEEEEEEEEEEEEEEEEEDGDKAKEEDEEDEKVKENPGATGEKEEKSETKVSKLNIPKKLALDTSFIKLSARPSGNQTNLEQSLAKVQKNDPDMTELNLNNIENIPKEMLVDFVNAMKKNKHIKTFSLANVGADDNIAFALANMLRENRSITTLNIDSNCISGKGIVALMRCLQYNEKLTELRFHNQRSMLGHQAEMEIARLLKANPTLLKIGYHFELPGPRMVVTNLLSRNLDKQRQKRMDEQRQQQLKQQKELIAMLENGLGLPPGMWELLGGPVPAAMIPPPAQPPRPPVAKAPSAGRRTEPVRKPAPENERSDNTPAFKVVKLKRTQRKPTIPEYVEPAEKTNLKDVIKTLKPIPRRRPPPLVEITPRDKLLNDIRQSNVAYLKPVPVPKELE; the protein is encoded by the coding sequence aGACTCACTTCAGAAAGGTCCGAAGAAAATGTTGCCAAGGATAGCAATGAGAATCAAAAGGTGAAGAATATGGCACAGGAAACAAATGGAGATGTAAGAGACTACAAAgataatgaagaagaagaggaggaggaggaggaggaggaagaggaggaggaggaggaagaggaggaggaggaggaggaagaggaggaggaggaagaggaagaagatggtgacaaagcaaaggaagaagatgaagaagatgaaaaagTTAAGGAAAATCCAGGGGCAACaggtgaaaaagaagaaaaaagtgaaacaaaagtgTCAAAGTTAAATATTCCCAAAAAGTTAGCTCTTGATACCAGTTTTATTAAGTTAAGTGCAAGACCTTCAGGAAATCAAACCAACCTAGAACAGAGTTTGGCAAAAGTCCAGAAGAATGACCCAGACATGACAGAACTCAATCTGAACAACATTGAGAACATCCCTAAAGAAATGCTGGTGGACTTTGTCAATGCCATGAAAAAGAACAAGCACATAAAAACGTTCAGTTTAGCCAATGTGGGGGCAGATGATAATATCGCTTTTGCCCTGGCCAACATGCTACGTGAAAACAGGAGCATCACTACTTTGAATATTGATTCCAACTGCATCTCAGGTAAAGGGATTGTTGCTCTTATGAGGTGCCTGCAGTACAATGAGAAGTTGACTGAGCTGCGTTTTCACAATCAGAGGAGTATGTTGGGCCATCAAGCAGAGATGGAGATTGCCAGGCTACTAAAAGCCAACCCTACCCTACTTAAGATAGGCTACCACTTTGAACTTCCCGGTCCCAGGATGGTGGTTACCAATCTGCTTAGCAGAAACCTTGACAAGCAGAGGCAGAAAAGGATGGACGAGCAAAGGCAGCAACAATTAAAGCAGCAGAAAGAGCTAATAGCCATGTTAGAGAACGGACTCGGGTTGCCTCCTGGGATGTGGGAACTGCTGGGGGGACCAGTGCCAGCCGCAATGATACCTCCGCCAGCGCAACCTCCCAGGCCACCCGTCGCCAAAGCTCcatctgctggcagaagaacTGAACCTGTGAGAAAACCAGCCCCGGAAAATGAAAGGAGCGACAATACTCCCGCCTTCAAAGTAGTGAAACTGAAGAGGACCCAGCGCAAACCCACTATACCAGAATACGTGGAACCAGCTGAAAAAACAAACCTCAAGGATGTGATCAAGACATTAAAGCCGATTCCAAGAAGGCGGCCTCCTCCCCTGGTAGAAATCACTCCTAGAGATAAGCTTCTTAATGATATTCGTCAGAGCAATGTCGCTTATCTTAAACCG